In Thermodesulforhabdus norvegica, a single window of DNA contains:
- a CDS encoding GTPase has translation MEEITESLKKLKDLEIPGFTVKPEKFKADLERFVHTLSLWDVKKNCRPAFWCVIVGGTGTGKSTIFNCLCGFPASITGVERPKTRGVILAAPSKRLDALFHKLKEWGVSNTFDNELPASGTPDRISIVGHENPFLSGWIFVDTPDLDSLEDRNRKLAEWMVALADMVIFVVSQEKYADLQLVEYLDRFLSESADLGLVVNKVHYPETIREDVASLIKDRSRIKSLGAGDILVLPYDPSVLSGNCSDMVCEPLRLWLTERCFGERKSSIMKESDEFLRKRLVSLCDEISSVLKRENREIDGLIEQVELYARESYESLIHSHGQEVIDSVKAALQAEIGRFYSRYDFLAGPRRIVRKILGVPLRLLGFPGGSERADKKQMVATLRENLDYSSVLAALDGYVRKWYELSSRYENMPVAGVLRDPELILSDGEVKNFLIRRSEELFFWLEGQFAELSKGIPKTKEWGIYSTVVIWALFMLSVEAALGGGISLFEAALDSVLAPFISKGAVEWFARKDVQRIGKELIEKYRQALEEVINMQKERFLSALMHIRVPDERVDEAVCLCERFLKKIS, from the coding sequence ATGGAGGAGATCACGGAGTCTCTGAAAAAACTTAAGGATCTTGAAATTCCGGGATTCACTGTTAAACCGGAAAAATTCAAAGCCGATCTTGAACGATTTGTCCATACGCTTTCTCTCTGGGATGTGAAAAAGAACTGTCGGCCGGCTTTCTGGTGCGTCATCGTCGGCGGAACCGGTACCGGGAAATCGACCATATTTAACTGCCTCTGTGGCTTCCCGGCCAGCATTACGGGAGTGGAGAGACCCAAAACCCGTGGGGTTATTCTGGCCGCTCCTTCTAAAAGACTTGATGCTCTTTTCCATAAATTGAAAGAATGGGGCGTCTCAAACACTTTTGATAACGAACTCCCCGCCTCCGGGACGCCGGATCGTATAAGCATCGTAGGACATGAAAACCCTTTTTTATCGGGCTGGATATTCGTAGACACGCCAGACCTGGATAGCCTTGAAGATCGTAATAGGAAACTTGCCGAATGGATGGTGGCTCTGGCCGATATGGTCATCTTCGTCGTTAGTCAGGAAAAATACGCCGATTTGCAGCTCGTCGAATATTTGGACAGGTTTCTTTCAGAAAGTGCCGATCTTGGGCTGGTGGTGAATAAAGTGCATTATCCGGAAACGATCAGAGAAGATGTGGCATCACTGATAAAAGATCGTAGCAGGATAAAAAGCCTGGGAGCCGGCGATATCCTCGTCCTGCCATACGATCCATCGGTCCTTTCCGGGAATTGCTCCGATATGGTTTGCGAACCTTTAAGATTATGGCTGACGGAAAGGTGTTTCGGAGAGAGAAAGTCGTCAATTATGAAAGAATCCGATGAATTTCTCCGCAAACGCCTCGTAAGCCTTTGCGATGAGATAAGCTCGGTTTTGAAGAGGGAAAACAGGGAAATCGACGGGCTTATAGAGCAGGTCGAATTGTACGCCCGGGAATCCTATGAGTCTCTTATTCACAGCCACGGTCAAGAGGTCATAGATTCCGTTAAAGCCGCATTGCAGGCTGAGATTGGTCGGTTCTACTCTCGATATGACTTCCTTGCGGGGCCTCGCAGGATTGTTAGAAAGATTTTGGGAGTACCTTTAAGACTTCTGGGGTTTCCGGGAGGATCTGAAAGGGCTGATAAAAAGCAAATGGTGGCAACCCTCCGGGAAAACCTGGATTACTCAAGTGTTCTCGCCGCTCTGGACGGATATGTTAGAAAGTGGTACGAGCTATCATCACGATACGAAAACATGCCCGTTGCCGGAGTTTTAAGAGACCCTGAGTTAATCTTGTCAGACGGCGAGGTGAAAAATTTTTTAATTCGTCGGTCTGAAGAGCTCTTTTTCTGGCTGGAAGGACAGTTTGCTGAGCTCAGCAAGGGAATCCCGAAAACCAAAGAATGGGGCATTTATTCAACGGTTGTCATTTGGGCCCTTTTTATGCTCTCCGTTGAAGCGGCTCTGGGAGGTGGTATAAGCCTCTTTGAAGCAGCCCTGGATTCCGTGCTTGCACCCTTTATAAGCAAAGGAGCCGTAGAGTGGTTTGCGCGGAAGGATGTTCAGAGGATAGGAAAAGAGCTGATAGAAAAATACAGGCAGGCTCTGGAGGAGGTCATAAACATGCAGAAAGAAAGGTTCCTGTCCGCTCTGATGCACATTCGCGTTCCCGACGAACGGGTTGATGAAGCCGTCTGTCTTTGTGAAAGGTTCCTGAAGAAAATATCCTAG
- a CDS encoding DUF4126 domain-containing protein: MEAIALLGRLLGLSFVSGINLYATIAVVGLAVKFKAVSNVPPELYVLANDGVIGLALVLYFLEFVADKIPGLDTMWDLLHTFIRPFGGALLAFLSVANGSPVAEVVAFMLGMFIAGLAHATKAGTRMVLQISPEPVSNVVASVGEDVIAVSMAYIAMKHPFLSFFIVLAIGVVLWFVLPVLFNAVSMMLRGLWWRISGRYSSLEDFSDLPEKWKTVWSKVRESEERVKWCGPAFVRSVPSTRRFSSGWLVITEAGVYFCLRRMGRKRVIFRRGTGFVWICRPGRLFYLCRIYFDTGEEWEFFINAASEKFFRAKLFELEKKA; the protein is encoded by the coding sequence ATGGAGGCTATTGCTCTTCTGGGGAGATTGCTCGGACTCTCCTTTGTATCGGGAATTAATCTATATGCAACCATAGCCGTTGTGGGCCTCGCGGTGAAGTTCAAGGCGGTGTCCAATGTACCCCCTGAACTGTATGTGCTGGCCAACGATGGTGTTATAGGACTTGCTCTGGTGCTTTATTTTCTCGAATTTGTCGCGGACAAAATTCCCGGACTGGATACCATGTGGGATCTCCTGCACACCTTCATACGGCCTTTCGGTGGAGCATTGCTGGCCTTTCTTTCCGTCGCAAATGGTTCCCCCGTTGCTGAAGTTGTTGCCTTCATGCTCGGAATGTTCATCGCTGGTCTTGCTCATGCGACCAAAGCGGGGACGAGGATGGTTTTGCAGATAAGTCCGGAACCCGTATCGAACGTGGTGGCCAGCGTGGGCGAGGATGTAATAGCGGTGTCCATGGCCTACATTGCCATGAAGCATCCCTTCTTAAGCTTTTTTATAGTGCTTGCCATCGGTGTCGTTCTCTGGTTTGTTTTACCTGTCCTTTTCAACGCAGTTTCTATGATGTTGAGAGGCTTATGGTGGCGTATTTCCGGACGCTATTCCTCTCTTGAAGACTTTTCTGACCTTCCGGAAAAGTGGAAAACGGTCTGGTCCAAAGTTCGAGAATCGGAAGAAAGGGTTAAGTGGTGCGGCCCGGCCTTCGTCAGGTCCGTACCTTCGACGAGACGCTTTAGCTCTGGCTGGCTGGTTATAACGGAAGCAGGGGTGTATTTCTGTTTACGGCGCATGGGACGAAAAAGGGTTATATTTCGTCGAGGTACCGGATTCGTCTGGATCTGTAGGCCCGGACGACTATTCTATCTGTGCCGCATTTACTTTGATACCGGCGAAGAATGGGAATTTTTCATTAACGCGGCTTCCGAAAAATTTTTCAGAGCCAAACTATTTGAGCTGGAGAAGAAAGCCTGA
- a CDS encoding lysine exporter LysO family protein produces the protein MNAVVLMLGTVAVGFFLAWQGLLPELWVSNSERLIEYGLYILLVGIGIDIGRNRETLKDLWHSRWSILYVPFGVIIGTFLGSLIVPFVFPLKWNEALAVASGFGWYSLSGILLTKLHGPELGAVAFLSNVLREVFSIITIPFVARYCGTMTVVAPGGATTMDTTLPVIAKYTGKQDVVIVAFVNGVILSSLVPLLVPFFISLGSG, from the coding sequence ATGAACGCGGTTGTGTTGATGCTGGGAACGGTAGCAGTGGGATTCTTTCTCGCATGGCAGGGGTTGTTACCGGAATTGTGGGTTAGTAATTCAGAGCGCCTGATCGAATACGGACTGTACATACTTCTCGTGGGCATAGGTATAGACATAGGAAGGAATCGAGAAACCCTGAAAGACCTGTGGCATTCCAGGTGGTCGATTTTATACGTTCCTTTCGGGGTTATAATCGGTACCTTTTTGGGATCTTTGATCGTCCCTTTTGTGTTTCCCTTGAAGTGGAACGAAGCCCTGGCAGTTGCATCCGGATTCGGCTGGTATTCCCTTTCGGGTATTTTGCTGACAAAACTTCACGGACCGGAGCTGGGTGCTGTGGCATTCCTGAGTAACGTGCTCAGAGAAGTTTTCTCCATCATTACAATACCCTTTGTTGCCCGGTACTGTGGAACCATGACGGTGGTTGCGCCTGGAGGAGCAACGACCATGGACACTACTTTGCCGGTAATCGCGAAGTATACCGGAAAACAGGATGTGGTAATAGTGGCCTTCGTAAACGGGGTTATACTTTCCTCATTGGTTCCCCTTCTGGTTCCCTTTTTTATAAGCCTGGGAAGCGGGTAA
- a CDS encoding LysO family transporter: MLYLFIAVLVGIFLGLLPSMPEGFYRAGQKILNFGLFILLFFMGVRLGSYPDVVGQLGLIGIRAALFALVTLVGSVLVVWMIERFILKRREPDK, from the coding sequence ATGCTCTATCTTTTTATAGCAGTGCTCGTGGGTATTTTTCTGGGTTTGCTTCCATCCATGCCGGAAGGATTTTACAGGGCAGGGCAAAAGATACTTAACTTCGGGCTTTTTATTCTTCTTTTTTTTATGGGAGTTCGCTTGGGATCATATCCCGATGTAGTTGGCCAGTTGGGCCTTATAGGGATTAGAGCAGCCCTGTTTGCTCTGGTAACTCTTGTCGGCAGTGTGCTCGTCGTGTGGATGATTGAAAGATTCATTTTGAAAAGGAGAGAACCGGATAAATGA
- a CDS encoding DUF72 domain-containing protein, which yields MPERKSANILVGPAGWSYPDWKGIVYPARTSRNFDPLVFISQYFNTIEINVTFYRIPPTGTVLQWCDKVRDRSGFMFTVKAYRGFSHEPEILSRDDIKAFNALLDHLNREEVLGAVLVQFPYRFHQNFENRKHLIKIKDHLSSWPLVAEFRHRSWLNPAVLNFLSELNMGFCAVDQPEVSASLPLMPVTTSSIGYLRCHGRNRENWFGPDSDRDRRYNYRYSKKELLQIAEVARQMSIRTERLFVIFNNHFQGNEIFDAAYLSELMGISRPWPSWWCVNRDE from the coding sequence ATGCCGGAAAGGAAATCGGCTAACATCCTCGTCGGTCCGGCGGGATGGTCTTATCCCGACTGGAAAGGAATTGTTTATCCCGCCCGCACTTCCCGAAACTTCGACCCTCTTGTTTTTATCAGCCAATACTTCAACACCATAGAAATTAATGTCACATTCTACCGGATTCCCCCGACAGGGACGGTCCTCCAATGGTGCGACAAGGTTCGGGACAGGAGCGGATTTATGTTTACGGTTAAAGCCTACAGGGGGTTCTCTCACGAGCCGGAAATTCTATCACGAGATGATATAAAAGCCTTTAACGCACTTCTTGACCATCTCAACAGAGAAGAAGTACTCGGTGCCGTACTGGTTCAGTTCCCTTACCGCTTCCATCAGAATTTTGAAAACAGGAAACACCTCATAAAGATTAAGGACCATCTTTCTTCATGGCCCTTGGTTGCGGAGTTTCGCCACAGGTCATGGCTGAACCCTGCAGTTCTTAATTTCCTTTCAGAACTCAACATGGGATTCTGTGCGGTGGACCAGCCCGAGGTTTCTGCTTCACTTCCACTGATGCCGGTTACAACGTCGTCGATAGGTTACTTGAGATGTCACGGGAGGAACCGGGAAAACTGGTTTGGGCCTGACAGCGATAGAGACAGGCGATACAACTATCGCTACAGTAAAAAAGAGCTTCTTCAAATTGCCGAAGTTGCCAGGCAGATGTCAATTAGGACAGAACGCCTTTTTGTCATATTCAACAACCACTTTCAGGGAAACGAGATATTCGATGCTGCTTACCTATCAGAGCTGATGGGAATTAGCCGACCCTGGCCCTCATGGTGGTGCGTAAACCGAGATGAATGA
- a CDS encoding DUF3303 domain-containing protein: MLFMAVFQYDPSDREEVIDRRLAFDKEKAGVNVIGEWFDLSGHRVFCLIEAEDEVHLASAVFPWSGIGYVEIVPVMEMDKAIKLYKKLSK; the protein is encoded by the coding sequence ATGCTTTTTATGGCCGTATTTCAATACGATCCTTCCGACCGCGAAGAGGTGATCGATCGCCGCCTTGCTTTTGATAAGGAAAAGGCTGGCGTAAATGTGATCGGAGAATGGTTCGACCTTTCAGGGCACAGGGTTTTCTGCTTGATCGAGGCAGAGGATGAAGTTCATCTGGCAAGCGCCGTTTTCCCCTGGTCCGGAATCGGCTATGTTGAAATTGTACCCGTCATGGAAATGGATAAAGCAATCAAACTGTACAAAAAACTTTCAAAGTAG
- a CDS encoding secondary thiamine-phosphate synthase enzyme YjbQ, translated as MTFQVKTRARSDAVDVTGSVRDAVRASGVQSGICVVYVPHTTAGITINEGADPNVMKDILDTLERLVPWQGGYRHMEGNAAAHVKTSIIGSSVQVVVERGELVLGTWQRIFLCEFDGPRTRRVLVKVLGEK; from the coding sequence ATGACTTTCCAGGTTAAGACCAGGGCCCGAAGTGATGCCGTGGACGTTACCGGCAGTGTGAGGGATGCCGTAAGGGCTTCGGGCGTGCAGAGTGGTATATGCGTAGTTTACGTTCCCCATACTACGGCAGGTATTACAATCAACGAAGGTGCAGACCCGAATGTAATGAAAGATATCCTGGATACTCTGGAAAGATTGGTTCCCTGGCAGGGGGGCTATAGGCACATGGAAGGGAATGCGGCGGCCCACGTAAAAACGAGTATCATCGGTAGCAGTGTGCAGGTTGTTGTTGAAAGAGGTGAACTGGTACTGGGCACGTGGCAACGAATATTTCTGTGTGAATTTGACGGACCCAGAACACGGAGGGTTCTGGTAAAGGTCCTTGGAGAGAAATAA
- a CDS encoding (Fe-S)-binding protein, translated as MEPLLLTRRERRKLASQYAERCLTCGTCAGGCPVSGVEGLDVRKVVRLAVLGMDDEIVNSKFPWVCTLCGRCEYACPMGIDLLTLLRSARSLRPRDQVPGTLHKGVEMCLKTGNNLGIPKDDFLFLLEDVGAELAEELPGFEVPVDKKGARILVTVNSKEPFAEPEDMTFWWKIFYAAGESWTIPSENWEGVNWGLFTGDDEAMKEIVGRIVKNYKELECEYLLLPEUGHAYYATRLGLEKWYKHENVKYLSVHDLLKEYLEQGRIKVDKSVHQELVTYHDPCNYARKSEKAFGHGYYEEPRWIVQQCCENFVDMNPNRANNFCCGAGGGAWASPYAEERIFYGRVKAKQIKETGAKIVVAPCHNCRDQIMKSLRKEYDLDIEVKYLWEFVADALIIEPKESETE; from the coding sequence ATGGAGCCGTTGTTACTTACCAGGAGAGAACGTCGTAAGTTGGCAAGTCAGTACGCCGAAAGGTGTCTGACCTGCGGTACCTGTGCCGGCGGTTGTCCGGTTTCGGGCGTTGAGGGGTTGGATGTCCGAAAGGTGGTACGGCTTGCCGTTTTGGGGATGGATGATGAGATTGTAAATTCAAAATTTCCCTGGGTATGCACGCTGTGCGGCCGCTGTGAGTATGCGTGTCCCATGGGGATTGACTTGCTCACTCTGCTCAGATCTGCACGCTCACTCAGGCCCCGTGATCAGGTTCCCGGGACTCTGCACAAGGGCGTGGAAATGTGCTTGAAAACCGGGAACAATCTGGGAATTCCCAAGGATGATTTCCTCTTCCTGCTTGAAGATGTCGGAGCGGAGCTGGCGGAAGAGCTTCCGGGTTTTGAAGTTCCTGTGGATAAGAAAGGCGCTCGAATACTTGTTACGGTGAATTCCAAAGAGCCCTTTGCAGAGCCGGAGGATATGACCTTCTGGTGGAAGATTTTTTATGCTGCCGGTGAGTCCTGGACCATTCCTTCCGAAAACTGGGAAGGTGTCAACTGGGGGCTTTTCACCGGTGATGACGAGGCGATGAAGGAAATTGTTGGAAGAATTGTAAAAAATTACAAAGAGCTTGAGTGTGAGTACCTGTTATTACCTGAATGAGGGCATGCATACTACGCGACCAGGTTGGGTCTCGAAAAATGGTATAAGCATGAAAACGTAAAATATTTGAGTGTGCACGACCTTTTGAAGGAATATCTTGAACAGGGAAGAATCAAGGTTGATAAGTCTGTCCATCAGGAACTCGTAACCTATCACGATCCCTGTAACTACGCCCGCAAGAGTGAAAAAGCCTTCGGCCACGGCTATTACGAAGAACCCCGGTGGATTGTCCAGCAGTGTTGCGAAAACTTTGTCGACATGAACCCCAACAGAGCAAATAACTTCTGCTGTGGCGCCGGCGGAGGGGCCTGGGCAAGTCCTTATGCCGAAGAAAGAATTTTTTACGGCAGGGTCAAGGCAAAACAGATAAAAGAAACGGGGGCCAAGATAGTAGTCGCGCCTTGTCATAACTGCCGTGACCAGATTATGAAGAGCCTGAGAAAGGAATACGATCTGGATATCGAGGTAAAATATCTGTGGGAGTTTGTTGCCGACGCCTTGATTATTGAGCCCAAAGAAAGCGAGACCGAGTAA
- a CDS encoding FAD/NAD(P)-binding protein, which translates to MKNPYKPYPVRIEDIIVETTDRNLRTYHLKFLNPEDEQAFRYLPGQFAEISVPGQGEIPIGIASSPTEKGYLKFTINKVGKVTTYLHNIKPGEIIGVRGPLGKPYPWSLLEGSNVVIIGGGFAFTTLRSSVVYMLHPENRPKFGDITVIYGARHPGLLLYKDELFEWEKRDDLILHLTVDATDDPNWRYNVGFVPTITQQKAPSSENAYAIVCGPPIMIKFTLPVLAELGFAPDRIITSLEMRMKCGIGMCGRCNIGTEYVCKDGPVFTFEQLSRLPNEY; encoded by the coding sequence GTGAAGAATCCTTACAAACCATACCCTGTTAGAATAGAAGACATTATCGTTGAGACTACCGACCGGAATTTGAGGACTTATCATTTAAAGTTTCTGAATCCGGAAGATGAGCAGGCTTTTCGCTATCTTCCGGGTCAGTTTGCCGAAATATCGGTTCCCGGTCAGGGAGAAATTCCCATCGGAATTGCCAGTTCTCCTACGGAAAAAGGTTACCTTAAGTTCACGATAAATAAAGTTGGCAAGGTCACAACTTACCTTCACAACATAAAGCCCGGGGAGATCATTGGAGTCCGGGGGCCTCTGGGTAAGCCCTATCCCTGGAGCCTGCTGGAAGGTTCAAATGTGGTGATAATCGGGGGCGGCTTTGCCTTCACGACCCTCAGATCTTCTGTGGTGTACATGCTTCATCCTGAAAATCGTCCGAAGTTCGGGGACATCACCGTCATCTATGGAGCGAGGCATCCCGGATTGTTGCTGTACAAAGATGAGTTGTTCGAATGGGAAAAAAGGGATGATTTGATTTTACATCTTACCGTAGATGCTACGGATGATCCGAACTGGCGGTATAATGTCGGATTCGTTCCCACAATAACCCAGCAGAAGGCCCCGAGCTCGGAGAATGCCTATGCCATAGTGTGCGGCCCGCCCATAATGATCAAGTTTACCCTGCCGGTTCTCGCCGAGTTGGGTTTTGCTCCCGATCGCATTATAACAAGCCTTGAGATGCGCATGAAATGCGGCATAGGCATGTGTGGAAGATGCAATATCGGTACGGAGTATGTATGTAAAGACGGACCGGTTTTTACCTTTGAACAGCTATCCAGGCTACCGAACGAATATTAG
- a CDS encoding 4Fe-4S dicluster domain-containing protein, giving the protein MKPLKVKNLEDLNSWVKRLIGSYRVFAPVRVGHYDEFRPVDRTGAINWSFVNTRLSPKNLFHPHSERMFEFSLDPEDPNRNILVEAAKDISPRVIVGIRPCDAYAMKIMDVNFDTPEYKDPWWVERRSLTCLIGLACSVPCSTCFCKATGSGPFDPRGLDVLISPCGDGYIIEAVSEKGRDLLERFPAGGEVASEKDLSERDRIREEAEKHINTIGDLKALAERPVLDFFNAPMWEDVQFACINCGVCTFLCPTCWCFDIQDEVYGKKGCRFRIWDSCMFPLFTLHGSGHNPRSQKLQRVRQRFMHKLKYYVDKYGLGIACVGCGRCVQFCPVNIDIREVIRLMVSQCECPV; this is encoded by the coding sequence ATGAAGCCCCTTAAGGTGAAAAATCTGGAAGATCTCAACAGTTGGGTAAAAAGACTTATCGGTTCCTACAGGGTATTTGCACCCGTTAGAGTCGGACACTATGATGAGTTTCGGCCAGTTGACCGGACCGGGGCAATAAACTGGTCCTTCGTTAATACCCGGCTTTCTCCCAAGAATCTTTTTCATCCTCATTCTGAGCGGATGTTTGAGTTTTCTCTGGATCCGGAGGATCCCAACAGGAACATTCTGGTGGAAGCCGCAAAAGATATAAGCCCCAGGGTGATTGTGGGGATAAGGCCCTGTGATGCCTATGCAATGAAGATAATGGATGTGAATTTCGATACGCCGGAATACAAGGACCCATGGTGGGTTGAGAGACGCAGTTTAACCTGTCTGATTGGCCTGGCCTGTAGCGTGCCTTGTAGCACCTGTTTTTGTAAAGCTACCGGATCGGGACCTTTCGATCCACGGGGCCTTGATGTACTGATCTCTCCTTGTGGTGACGGATATATCATTGAGGCCGTCAGTGAAAAGGGGCGAGACCTTTTGGAAAGATTTCCTGCCGGTGGGGAAGTTGCTTCGGAGAAGGATCTTTCGGAGCGTGATCGTATTCGTGAAGAGGCAGAGAAACACATTAACACGATTGGAGATCTTAAAGCTCTTGCAGAAAGACCTGTGCTTGATTTTTTCAATGCTCCCATGTGGGAAGATGTGCAGTTTGCGTGTATAAACTGCGGTGTATGTACCTTTTTATGCCCTACCTGCTGGTGTTTCGACATACAGGACGAGGTTTATGGGAAAAAAGGCTGCCGCTTCAGAATCTGGGATTCCTGTATGTTTCCACTTTTTACCCTTCACGGATCCGGTCATAACCCCAGGTCGCAGAAGCTTCAGAGGGTACGCCAGCGGTTTATGCACAAACTGAAATATTACGTGGACAAATACGGCCTGGGCATTGCCTGCGTTGGATGTGGGAGGTGTGTGCAGTTTTGTCCCGTGAATATCGATATACGTGAAGTGATAAGGCTCATGGTTTCTCAATGTGAGTGCCCTGTCTAG
- a CDS encoding 4Fe-4S dicluster domain-containing protein, producing the protein MREYTEEIRRIAEKLLRDGQVDGIIGFRKGTIPMVNEPVFIKNPDRVGELYWDGWCGVNLAKYIPKRTDRVAVVAKGCDSRSIVVLMQEHQISREQLFIIGVPCRGMLDRRRVREAFDGRDITYVEERGEELYVEGVVIENGRGERFSRELPRNEYLQQNCAICVHRNPVIYDELVGDPVPEARIDRYADVKQIEGRSADERWEYFKDLFKSCIRCYACRNACPFCYCPQCFVDESKPQWLGKTIDPIDTFTFHVLRAFHLAGRCTDCGACERACPVGIPVRMLTKKLEKDVKEFFGYEAGVNPDERPPLDTYRPDDPDNFIK; encoded by the coding sequence ATGCGCGAATATACCGAGGAAATCAGGCGAATTGCAGAGAAACTCCTTAGGGACGGTCAGGTGGACGGAATAATAGGGTTCAGAAAAGGCACCATTCCCATGGTGAACGAACCCGTATTTATAAAAAACCCCGACAGGGTTGGAGAACTCTATTGGGATGGGTGGTGCGGTGTTAACCTGGCAAAATATATCCCAAAGCGGACCGACAGAGTAGCCGTCGTTGCGAAGGGTTGTGACAGCCGCAGTATTGTTGTCCTTATGCAGGAACATCAAATTTCTAGAGAACAGCTCTTCATTATTGGTGTTCCCTGCAGGGGAATGCTCGATCGGAGAAGGGTAAGGGAAGCCTTTGACGGTAGGGATATTACCTACGTCGAAGAGCGAGGGGAAGAACTGTATGTGGAGGGAGTGGTTATTGAAAACGGCCGGGGAGAGAGGTTTTCCCGGGAGCTTCCGCGGAACGAATATCTGCAACAAAATTGCGCCATCTGCGTTCATCGCAACCCTGTAATTTACGATGAGCTTGTCGGTGATCCTGTCCCGGAAGCTCGGATTGACAGGTATGCCGATGTCAAACAAATTGAGGGCAGAAGCGCCGATGAGCGATGGGAATACTTTAAGGATCTTTTTAAGTCCTGCATCAGGTGTTACGCCTGCCGTAATGCCTGCCCTTTCTGTTACTGCCCTCAATGCTTTGTTGATGAATCCAAACCTCAGTGGTTGGGAAAAACCATAGACCCCATCGATACCTTTACCTTTCATGTCCTCAGAGCCTTTCATCTGGCGGGTAGGTGCACCGATTGTGGAGCCTGCGAAAGAGCCTGCCCTGTTGGAATCCCTGTGCGTATGCTGACCAAAAAACTGGAAAAAGATGTGAAGGAATTTTTCGGATATGAAGCAGGCGTGAATCCGGATGAACGACCGCCTCTAGACACGTATCGGCCTGACGATCCTGATAACTTTATAAAATAG
- a CDS encoding hydrogenase iron-sulfur subunit yields the protein MSDWQPKIIAFLCNWCSYGAADLAGVSRFKQPPFIRIIRVPCSGRMNPKFIIQALRKGADGVWVSGCHPGDCHYIAGNYYARRKFALLKNLLEYVGIEPERIHFSWISSAEATKFAKVAEEVVEAVKSVGPARRLVKREAEVE from the coding sequence ATGTCCGACTGGCAGCCGAAGATAATAGCTTTTCTTTGTAACTGGTGTTCTTATGGAGCCGCCGACCTTGCGGGTGTGAGTAGATTTAAGCAACCGCCTTTTATTCGGATCATAAGAGTTCCCTGCTCGGGGCGGATGAATCCCAAGTTTATAATTCAGGCCTTGAGGAAGGGTGCTGATGGTGTGTGGGTTTCAGGCTGTCATCCCGGGGATTGTCACTACATAGCAGGAAACTATTACGCACGGCGCAAATTTGCCTTGCTTAAGAACCTGCTGGAGTACGTTGGAATTGAGCCTGAAAGGATCCACTTCTCCTGGATATCCTCCGCGGAAGCCACAAAGTTTGCGAAGGTTGCGGAGGAAGTGGTGGAAGCCGTAAAAAGTGTTGGACCTGCTCGACGCCTTGTGAAGAGAGAAGCCGAGGTGGAATGA